The Lactuca sativa cultivar Salinas chromosome 2, Lsat_Salinas_v11, whole genome shotgun sequence genome includes a window with the following:
- the LOC111920373 gene encoding flocculation protein FLO11-like translates to MENPAKRGKRAVTKKVETKGPSTKTVKSKKQKAEKSASSAPKKVKKMEQSADEEEVVQHKGSPRGSTPPRSPTPTEQLNNKVATPPPSPLKTTVQVSVAIPIPPTQPTQHTTTVPPPPPVSTIPICTAPLPPPIISQSIIITSPLITTTNESIVKVNVSDTGANSEIKTHVTPKPLSPSPSSDSAPTLGGDSFDFDSAYFSPYRLPTDEDEEAQVTRQQVQSLDEKLDRFLASSSKYNDVVMKAFLDIVFEQYTGAIDKSTKAVKASTSSCKKATTDVMELVHTSHLFL, encoded by the exons ATGGAGAATCCAGCAAAGCGAGGGAAGAGAGCAGTCACCAAGAAGGTGGAAACCAAAGGTCCTTCTACAAAGACTGTCAAATCCAAGAAGCAAAAGGCTGAAAAATCTGCCTCTTCGGCTCCAAAGAAAGTCAAGAAAATG GAGCAGTCAGCAGATGAGGAAGAAGTAGTTCAGCACAAAGGTTCACCAAGAGGTTCTACACCTCCTCGTTCTCCAACTCCTACTGAACAACTTAACAACAAGGTTGCTACTCCTCCTCCATCCCCACTGAAGACTACTGTTCAGGTTTCGGTTGCAATACCAATTCCTCCAACTCAACCTACTCAACATACTACTactgtaccaccaccaccaccagttaGCACAATACCAATCTGTACAGCTCCATTACCACCTCCCATTATTTCTCAATCAATCATCATAACTTCACCACTCATCACAACCACGAACGAATCTATAGTAaaagtcaacgtatctgatacgggggctaaTAGTGAAATCAAAACCCATGTTACACCCAAACCTCTTTCACCATCACCCTCAAGTGATTCTGCTCCTACTCTCGGTGGTGACAGTTTTGATTTTGACTCAGCTTATTTCAGTCCTTATAGACTTCCCACCGATGAAGATGAAGAGGCTCAAGTAACAAGACAACAAGTGCAGAGTCTTGATGAAAAGCTTGATCGATTCCTTGCTTCTTCTTCAAAGTACAATGATGTTGTGATGAAAGCTTTCCTTGATATTGTTTTTGAACAGTATACAGGTGCAATTGATAAATCAACAAAGGCGGTTAAAGCATCCACATCGTCCTGCAAGAAAGCTACAACTGATGTCATGGAACTTGTTCACACTTCCCATCTCTTTCTTTAA